The following DNA comes from Pseudanabaena yagii GIHE-NHR1.
CCATAGTCAGCGATATGATGCATTTCCCATGTGCGAATTTGCACTTCTACAGGCTGTCCCTTTGGACCAATTACCGCCGTATGTAGCGATTGATAGCGGTTTGGTTTTGGTAAGCCAATGTAGTCTTTAAACCGTCCAGGGATTGGACAAAAATGATCATGGACGACCGCAAGAACGCGATAACATTCCTCTTTACTATTAACGATCACCCGCACTGCTTGGATATCGTAAATCTCGTTGTACTGCTTCTGTTGGCGTTCCATTTTGCGGAAAATGCCGTATAGATGCTTGGGTCTACCGCTAATTTCAAAATCTTCCAACCCCATTGACTTTAAGCGATCGCCTAAAATCCTTGTCACTTCCACGAGTTGTTCTTGGCGACTCTCGCGAGTTTCCGCAACAAGAGACTCCATCATTTGATATTGCTCTGGTTCAATATATTTAAAAGCAATATCTTCCAGTTCCCACTTGATTTGTCCTAGACCGAGGCGATTGGCTAAAGGAGCAAAAATTTCTCTAGTTTCCCTAGAAATTAAAACTTGTTTCTCAGGACGCAGATGCTCCAGAGTTCGCATATTGTGGAGGCGATCGGCAAGCTTGACAATGATTACGCGGATGTCCTGTGCCATCGCCAGAAACATGCGACGGAAGTTTTCGGCTTGACTTTCAGTTTTACTCTCAAAACTCAGCTTTGATAGCTTAGTTACCCCCTCAACCAATTGCCTGACTTCTTTACCAAACTTTTCCTCAATCTGCTCGCAAGACACCTCAGTATCTTCAACCACATCATGTAAGAAACCTGCGGCGATCATGGCATTGCTGCCACCTAAATCCTTCAAAATCGAGGCAACTGCGATCGGATGCAGTATGTATGGCTCCCCCGAAGCGCGACATTGACCATCATGTAGCCGATAGGCAAAGTCTAAAGCGCGACAAACAACATCCTCATCCTCTAAACTATCTCCCCTTTGCGACTTTTCCCAACAACACTGTAACCATTCTGGAATCCAAGCACCCACTACTTCATCGCACTTTCGCGCTTTTTCATAATCTAGAGACTGACCTAGACGTTCTACTGGAGCTTCAGCTAATAATGTCATCGGAGTCATTGGTTCAAGTTCCCCTTAGCAGAGATGTTTATATAAGATTTCCATAACCTTATTTTAAACTTTATGTCAAATATGCTACTTTGTCTTTAGATTTGCATTAAAATCGCAAAATTATTAAAAAATCATAAAGATTTAGCATTTAACACCTAGAATTCGAGGCAGAACTTTCTAAAATGCCAATTTATCAAGCCAATTTATCGATGTCAAACAATCATTGGTTTACTGGAGCGATCGATCTTTTTGCCTAGGGTTAAACGATGAATATCACTATCCCACTGCACATGATCAAAAATTTTGCGTAAGATATAGAACCCTCTACCACATTCCAAGTCATGACATGGGGTTGGCTCTTCTTTACCAACTTCTGAAGATTGAGGTGCCAGTCCTTGATCAGTAATGATCCACCAGTACATTTGTGACACAATCGAAAATTTAACCGTGATCTGTTTACATGGATCAAGAGAATTTCCATGTTTTACTGCATTTACCAAAGCCTCTTGTAAACCCAGCCGCAACTCTGGTTGCCATTCCGACGGTACTTCGTCAAGTAACAAGTCCAGCACTGGGGCAAGATAGAGGGTTGAAGTAAAACTAAGGTTACTCCACTTACGTCCTACGGGACGGACAGGTGTCACAATCACGCCCTTTTAGCTCCTCTGAGAATAACTGCTATAGCCTGATGAGGTTTTGGTTGCAAGGATTTACTTTGTAACCAGTCCACAATGGAATCAACTAAATTCACGATCGCCATACAATAGTAATAGTTCCTATTCTAGCGAAAAAATCTTTCCAAAGAAGTATGACCTTTACGCAACGCAAAACTTCTCCCTTTAATCCCACCGAAAACATGCGTACTATGGGCAA
Coding sequences within:
- a CDS encoding ATP-binding protein, producing MIVTPVRPVGRKWSNLSFTSTLYLAPVLDLLLDEVPSEWQPELRLGLQEALVNAVKHGNSLDPCKQITVKFSIVSQMYWWIITDQGLAPQSSEVGKEEPTPCHDLECGRGFYILRKIFDHVQWDSDIHRLTLGKKIDRSSKPMIV